In the genome of Gemmatimonadota bacterium, one region contains:
- a CDS encoding bifunctional helix-turn-helix transcriptional regulator/GNAT family N-acetyltransferase, which produces MSTARKGTGRVDKTAPKQAPAASPVDPARIEEMRRFNRFYTREIGVLEQGHLHSRYSLAAVRLMYELAHWNDDRPDPPTATDVAREMGLDAGYLSRLLRDLVRNRLVRRAPSPTDARQHHLRLTPEGRSVAADLEKRARADIATLLAPLSDNKQRLVIDALRTVQASLPDRSHDTTRDVSVEAPAFIVRPPRAGDLGWVVARHGAVYSQEYGWNEEFEGLVARIVADYGEHHDAEREACWIAERDGENVGSVFLVRHPERAGVAKLRLLLVEPAARGLGVGRRLVEECTRFARKAGYHTITLWTNSILASALRIYAAAGYTMIEETPHHSFGHDLVSQVWELEL; this is translated from the coding sequence ATGAGTACGGCTCGAAAGGGGACAGGGCGGGTCGACAAGACCGCGCCGAAGCAAGCGCCGGCGGCATCGCCCGTGGATCCAGCGCGGATCGAGGAGATGCGCCGCTTCAATCGCTTCTACACGCGAGAGATCGGCGTGCTGGAGCAGGGCCATCTGCACAGCCGGTACTCGCTCGCTGCGGTGCGGTTGATGTACGAGCTGGCGCACTGGAACGACGATCGCCCGGATCCGCCGACCGCGACGGATGTCGCGCGCGAGATGGGGCTCGACGCCGGCTACCTGAGCCGGCTCCTGCGCGACCTCGTGCGCAACCGGCTCGTGAGGCGCGCACCATCGCCCACCGATGCAAGGCAACACCATCTGCGGCTCACGCCCGAGGGACGCAGCGTGGCCGCGGATCTCGAAAAGCGCGCGAGAGCCGATATCGCGACGTTGCTCGCACCGCTGAGCGACAACAAACAGCGTCTGGTGATCGACGCGCTGCGAACTGTGCAGGCTTCGCTTCCGGATCGATCACACGATACCACGCGCGACGTCTCCGTCGAAGCACCCGCGTTCATCGTCAGGCCACCGCGTGCGGGCGACCTCGGCTGGGTGGTCGCTCGACATGGTGCCGTGTACTCACAGGAGTACGGCTGGAACGAGGAATTCGAAGGTCTGGTCGCGCGCATAGTCGCGGATTACGGCGAGCATCACGATGCGGAGCGCGAGGCGTGCTGGATAGCGGAGCGGGATGGCGAGAACGTGGGCAGCGTGTTCCTCGTCCGGCATCCGGAGCGTGCAGGCGTCGCGAAGTTGCGCCTGCTTCTGGTCGAGCCGGCCGCGCGCGGACTCGGCGTCGGGCGACGGCTCGTGGAAGAGTGCACGCGATTCGCGCGAAAGGCTGGGTACCACACCATCACACTATGGACGAACAGCATTCTGGCTTCAGCACTGCGCATCTACGCCGCCGCGGGATACACGATGATCGAAGAGACACCGCATCACAGCTTTGGCCATGATCTGGTGAGTCAGGTATGGGAGCTCGAGCTGTAG
- a CDS encoding APC family permease, producing MNPRSPGDDGPANTEHGLERAIGVRALAATAFNVTVGGGIFVLPAVVAAAIGPSAPVAYVVVAAAMGLIVLCFAQAGSRVSLTGGPYAYVEIALGKYVGFLVGTLLWLVGTTATAAVGSAFIGSIAVFWAPLAQPVPRALILALVFLLFGALNIRGTRQSTRFLELVTIVKLLPLIVFVVIGAALAHGGAPDVFGNLAPAKLGRSVIVLIFAFAGIEFALVPSGEVKDPARTVPRALFMAMTAITILYVSIQYVAQMILGPQLALEQAAPLTSAARAVAGAGGAIFIGVCASISMFGYVSGMMLTAPRALYAFGRDGILPPIFARVHRKYDTPAVAIAVQCAMTFIVAVTGGFAELAILSNIAVLVLYLFCCISAWELRRRNVQAGGTPFRIPGGAVVPFLAVAVIVWILSNATVREFSVIGGVLVVASGLFLVARTRTGSRVAPTNS from the coding sequence ATGAATCCCCGCTCCCCGGGTGATGATGGCCCTGCAAATACCGAACACGGCCTCGAGCGCGCGATCGGCGTGCGCGCGCTTGCGGCCACGGCGTTCAACGTCACCGTTGGCGGCGGAATATTCGTGCTTCCGGCGGTTGTTGCGGCCGCGATCGGGCCGTCGGCGCCGGTTGCTTACGTCGTCGTTGCGGCGGCGATGGGTCTCATCGTACTCTGTTTCGCGCAGGCCGGAAGCAGAGTGTCGCTCACGGGCGGGCCGTATGCGTACGTCGAGATCGCGCTCGGCAAGTATGTTGGATTTCTCGTCGGAACGTTGCTGTGGCTTGTGGGGACGACGGCCACAGCGGCGGTGGGAAGTGCGTTCATCGGATCGATCGCCGTATTCTGGGCACCGCTTGCGCAACCCGTACCGCGCGCGCTGATACTGGCGCTGGTGTTTCTGTTGTTCGGTGCGCTGAACATTCGCGGAACGAGACAGAGCACGCGGTTCCTGGAGCTGGTGACCATCGTGAAATTGCTGCCGCTCATAGTGTTCGTCGTGATCGGCGCCGCACTCGCACACGGCGGCGCGCCGGACGTGTTTGGCAATCTCGCGCCGGCGAAACTTGGCCGATCCGTGATCGTGCTGATCTTCGCGTTTGCCGGAATCGAATTCGCGCTGGTGCCGAGTGGCGAGGTGAAGGATCCTGCGCGGACAGTGCCGCGAGCGTTGTTCATGGCGATGACCGCGATAACGATTCTGTACGTGTCGATACAGTACGTCGCCCAGATGATACTCGGTCCGCAGCTTGCGCTGGAGCAGGCGGCCCCGCTGACCTCTGCCGCGCGCGCCGTGGCGGGAGCTGGCGGCGCGATATTCATCGGCGTGTGCGCGAGCATCTCGATGTTCGGCTACGTGAGCGGAATGATGCTTACGGCCCCGCGCGCGCTGTACGCGTTCGGGCGCGACGGAATTCTTCCGCCCATCTTTGCGCGCGTGCACCGGAAGTACGATACGCCGGCAGTCGCGATCGCAGTACAGTGCGCGATGACGTTCATCGTTGCGGTGACCGGTGGATTCGCCGAGCTTGCGATTCTGAGCAACATCGCCGTGCTGGTGCTGTATCTCTTCTGCTGCATCTCCGCATGGGAGCTGCGGCGAAGAAACGTTCAGGCGGGAGGAACGCCGTTCAGGATTCCGGGCGGAGCGGTGGTGCCTTTTCTCGCGGTTGCCGTGATCGTGTGGATCCTGAGCAATGCGACAGTCAGGGAGTTCTCCGTGATCGGTGGAGTTCTGGTGGTGGCGTCGGGATTGTTTCTGGTGGCACGTACGAGAACGGGATCTCGCGTAGCGCCGACAAATTCCTGA
- the rmuC gene encoding DNA recombination protein RmuC, translated as MFTITTLAAAIGLLLLGIGLGWLAAAGRQRVSFGTQQSRIADLSARYEIRSAEAARLTLRVEQLGAADVKRAALAAQLDAERKSNTDKIAVMEQAELRLREAFQSMGAEALRQNSESFLQLARTSLTEMQQSNSSELELRQQAITELVSPIKETLQKMDGTLQKVELARVGSYESLIEQVRSMGEAQRELSGRTKQLGDALRAPAVRGRWGEIQLKRVCEMAGMLDHCDFAEQTSVDTEDGRLRPDLTVRLPGGKVIIVDAKAPLMAYLAATECNDEMERERLMRDHSRQVRDHMVKLGQKAYWGQFESTPEFVVMFLPGETFFSAALQYDPGLIEYGVDQHVIPSSPTTLIALLRSIAYGWQQDRVAKNAEEISALGREMYVRISTFSNHFDTLRRGLEKSVEAYNSAVGSLERKVLPQARKFRDLGAGTAAEIDTIDSIDLTLRRLDVPDQRTEQLEEPEQREQAAPSNPAHISDASVPIADLRPAYVEHPHYPG; from the coding sequence GCCATCGGTCTTCTACTCCTTGGCATCGGACTCGGCTGGCTCGCGGCAGCGGGCAGACAGCGCGTATCGTTTGGCACGCAGCAGAGCAGGATCGCGGATCTCTCGGCGCGCTACGAAATACGGAGCGCAGAAGCCGCGCGGCTCACACTGCGAGTGGAGCAGCTCGGCGCTGCCGATGTGAAACGCGCGGCGCTCGCCGCGCAGCTCGACGCCGAGCGCAAGAGCAACACCGACAAGATCGCTGTGATGGAGCAGGCGGAGCTACGGCTGCGCGAAGCATTCCAGTCCATGGGAGCGGAAGCGCTGCGCCAGAACAGCGAGTCGTTTCTGCAGCTCGCGCGCACGTCGTTGACGGAGATGCAGCAGAGCAATTCTTCCGAGCTGGAGCTGCGGCAGCAGGCGATAACCGAGCTGGTGTCGCCAATAAAGGAAACGCTCCAGAAGATGGACGGCACGCTGCAGAAGGTTGAGCTTGCGCGCGTTGGATCGTACGAGTCGTTGATCGAACAGGTCCGCTCGATGGGCGAGGCGCAGCGCGAGCTGAGCGGCCGCACCAAGCAACTCGGCGACGCTCTGCGCGCACCGGCCGTACGCGGCCGCTGGGGCGAGATCCAGCTCAAGCGAGTGTGCGAGATGGCAGGCATGCTGGATCATTGCGATTTCGCCGAGCAGACGAGCGTGGACACGGAAGACGGCAGGCTGCGTCCCGATCTCACGGTGCGACTGCCGGGCGGAAAGGTGATCATCGTCGACGCCAAGGCACCGCTCATGGCGTATCTCGCTGCAACCGAGTGCAACGATGAGATGGAGCGCGAGCGGCTGATGCGCGACCATTCGCGTCAGGTGCGCGATCACATGGTCAAGCTCGGCCAGAAGGCGTACTGGGGACAGTTCGAATCGACGCCGGAGTTCGTTGTGATGTTTCTTCCGGGCGAGACGTTCTTCAGTGCCGCGCTGCAGTACGATCCCGGATTGATCGAGTATGGCGTGGACCAGCACGTGATTCCGTCCAGCCCGACGACGCTGATCGCGCTGCTGCGTTCGATCGCGTACGGGTGGCAGCAGGATCGCGTGGCGAAGAATGCCGAGGAGATCAGCGCACTTGGCCGCGAGATGTACGTCCGCATAAGCACGTTCTCCAACCACTTCGATACGCTGCGGCGCGGGCTGGAGAAATCGGTGGAGGCGTACAACAGCGCAGTGGGCTCCCTGGAGCGCAAGGTGCTTCCGCAGGCGCGAAAGTTCCGCGATCTCGGAGCTGGTACAGCGGCCGAGATAGATACGATCGACAGCATCGATCTTACCTTGCGCAGGCTGGACGTGCCGGACCAACGCACCGAGCAACTGGAAGAACCGGAACAGCGAGAGCAGGCGGCGCCGTCGAACCCGGCGCATATTTCCGACGCATCGGTGCCGATTGCGGATCTCCGTCCGGCCTATGTGGAGCATCCACACTACCCGGGCTAG